GCGGTTCACGACGCCCATCCCCACATTTCCCATCGAATACGGCTGCGTCGCGTGCATGTGGAGTGGACAAGCAGCGGGCGTGCCGGAGGGGTGCGGGTCTTCGCCGCAGGCGCGCGCGGCGGAATTGCTCCAGGGTCGAGGCGATGCACGCGGACGCTCGGCTGATCGACACGGACCTCCCTGCTCGGCTCGATCGGTTGCCCTGGAGCCGGTGGCACTGGCGGGTCGTCATCGCGCTCGGGATCACGTGGCTCCTCGACGGGCTCGAGGTCACGCTCGTCGGCGCGGTCGGGAGCGTGCTCGGCGAGCCGGACACGCTCCACTTCACCGCCGACGAGATCGGCGTGACCGTGAGCGCGTACCTCGTCGGCGCCGTGATCGGCGCGCTGTTCTTCGGGCGGCTGACCGATCGGCTCGGGCGGAAGAAGCTCTTCTTCGTCACGCTCGCCGTGTACCTGCTCGCGTCGTTCCTGACCGCGTTCGCGAACGGGCTCGCGCTCTTCGTCGTGTTTCGGTTCTTCACCGGGATGGGGATCGGCGGCGAGTACTCCGCGATCAACGCCGCGATCGACGAGCTGTTGCCGGCGCGCGTGCGGGGGCGCGCGGACCTCGCGATCAACGGGACCTACTGGCTCGGCGCCGCGCTCGGGGCGCTCGGGACGCTCGTGCTCCTCGATCCGCAGGTGATCCCGCGCTGGCTCGGGTGGCGCGTCTGCTTCGGGCTCGGCGCGAGCCTCGGGCTCGTCATCCTGTTCACGCGGCGGCACCTGCCCGAGAGCCCGCGCTGGCTCATCATGCACGGGCACCTCGACGAGGCGGAGCGCGTCGTCGCCGAGATCGAACAGCACGTGCGAGACGAGGGAAAGCCCCTCCCCGTCGGCGACGCGCCGAAGCACGTCGTCGACACGCACGCCGACACGAGCTGGGCGCGCATCTTCCGCGTGCTCCTCGTCGTGCACCGGCGGCGCTCGATCCTGGGGCTCGTGCTGATGGTCGCGCAGGCCTTCGCCTACAACGGCGTGTTCTTCACGTACCCGCTCGTGCTCTCGAAGTTCTACGACGTGAAGCCGGACGACATCGGGCTCTTCCTCCTCCCGTTCGCCCTCGGCAACTTCATGGGGCCGCTCATGCTCGGACCGCTCTTCGACCGCGTCGGGCGTCGCCCGATGATCGCGCTCACCTACGGGATCACCGGCGTGCTCCTCGCCGTGAGCGGCCTGGCG
This sequence is a window from Labilithrix sp.. Protein-coding genes within it:
- a CDS encoding MFS transporter codes for the protein MPWSRWHWRVVIALGITWLLDGLEVTLVGAVGSVLGEPDTLHFTADEIGVTVSAYLVGAVIGALFFGRLTDRLGRKKLFFVTLAVYLLASFLTAFANGLALFVVFRFFTGMGIGGEYSAINAAIDELLPARVRGRADLAINGTYWLGAALGALGTLVLLDPQVIPRWLGWRVCFGLGASLGLVILFTRRHLPESPRWLIMHGHLDEAERVVAEIEQHVRDEGKPLPVGDAPKHVVDTHADTSWARIFRVLLVVHRRRSILGLVLMVAQAFAYNGVFFTYPLVLSKFYDVKPDDIGLFLLPFALGNFMGPLMLGPLFDRVGRRPMIALTYGITGVLLAVSGLAFAWNVVGAVGLTALWCLVFFVASAAASSAYLTVSELFPVELRGMAIAVFYSVGTGAGGVAAPALFGRLVGSGSREGVLNGYLFGAALMVGAAVVAAFLAVPAERRSLEEIAEMGR